The segment TACTTCAGCTAACGTGGCTACATATGACCTAGTACACTTGAAGTCAGACAGACATTTCAGTTGCTTACCTCCAGTACTGAGCCTTGCTTTGGAAAACTAAGAGATTTAGACCAAGTCACTGCCAGTTTTTGCCTTTGTTGCATTTTGTacagttttatatttttgatatctTGTAAATAAAGACAACCAGCTTTTCCAGGTTCATAATTTATTGTACAAATTGAGTATTACATGATGAGTTCACATCAGCTTCTTCAGGCGTGGGACTTAACAGATAAGGCCAGACATTTCAAAATCctataaacaaagcaaaaacagttTGACACACAACGTTGTACTCTATTTTTCAACAATCAGTAATTACCACAAGTCTCTGAAGTAAAGTGTACATTCACTAAGGTTCGTAAGTAgggcatatataatatatgtgtgtgtttgtatgtgcatacgCATCTCCCTCAGGCTGGTAGTTTGATGTTCCAGTTTTAACAGTTTTAAGTAGTTGTTGAAACTGCCAACAATTCAGTATAGCTTTAAAAGCAaactactggaaaaaaattaCTACTGGAAAAAAATTGAGTATACAGAGTAACACTTAAATGTTTGTTAATTTTATGTGTTCTGcctgcacgtgtgtatgtgctACTTGTGCGCTTGGTGCCTAATGACATCAGAAAAGggttgtcagatcccctagaatgAGTGTGAACCAACATGGGTGCTGGCGACTGCATCCTAATCTATACAAGAGCAACAGGTGCTCTCAGCCTCTGAGCTGTCTTTCTAGTAAAGTAACATTTCAAATAGTGGAAGTAGGTAAGATGCGCGTCTGCTACTTAGTGTTCAAGACACAGTTTTTATTGGGGATACTACCAGCCTCCAAAGGTTAAGAGTACCTTTACGTAGAAAACTGGGCAATGTACTGTTTTACCAGGAATAAGCCATGGACTGGATCTCACAGTCCCCTAAGTTAAGTGGATTCAAGAATGGTAAAGCCTTTAAGAGCAGAACAAAAATAAGTGAAGAAAGCATCAGTTCTCTAGCGTTCGGCCTTTCTGCACAGCTGCTGCCAACACCACGTTTACTGACTTCTGGATAGATAAAAAGGCTTGAAGGGGACTGTAAGAAAATCTTAAAGGGGTTGGCTTAttcagggggggggggggagaatccAGTATTCTGTGAAAATGTAGAGCTATCAAAACCCCAGCAAATATTACTTTATATACTAAAGGTTGGTTAGGGTTGGGGCTGTAACTCTGAGGCGAAATGATAAGTCTGGCGTCTGCCAAGgcactgggtttgatccctaaTACCACAACTTCAGCTCATAATTccattttcctctttaaaagactttttatttttaattgtgcatTTATGTGTAAGAGTCCAGAAAAGGGCACTATGTtgcctggagctgaagttacagacagttgtaagacatctggcatgggtgctgggatctgaactcaggttctctgttcTTACAGTATTTGCAGTACttaatcttaaccactgagccatttctccaggctctAGAATCCCCACTCCTaccccaggcatggtggcacaagcctgtaatccccAAACTCAGCAAGTTAAGAAAGGAATTGCCACAACTGTGAGGCCAGTTGGGTTATGAGCaagattgtctcaaaacaacctAAACAAAGAGAACCAACCAAAACTATGTTAGATAATACGCTTATAGTTGGGCTGCAGAGACCatgagacctgagtttggtcccaaGAATTTATGAGGGAAAAGAAGACAACAGTGTCCATCTCTTAGTTCAGCTCTCTGTAGACACAGACAGGAAGCCAGCTTGTAAATGTCTGTGCCAGCTAGCTGGGAACACACAGTGGAGCATCTCAGCAGGAAGACAcggaagaccctgcctcaacaagcTCACGAGAGAATCAGCTCCTTAATGCCGTCCACGTTCTCCCATGTCAGGACCCTGACATGTGAGAGCAAGGACACAGGCtcccaaaaataaaatacatgtcaCTTCACTGAAGTTATTTGACACAAGAATAGTATTAAGAAAGACacaaatgttaaaagaaaaaaagtatttcaacaacaaaacccaacagatcccccccccacacccccccgagctgaggaccgaactcagggccttgcgtttgcaagcgctctaccactgagctaaatcccaaccccaacagaatttttttttttttttctttttctttttttcggagctggggaccaacccagggccttgcgcttgctaggcaagcgctctaccactgagctaaatccccaactccagaaTTTTTAACACACCAATTTAGCAAAAATCAGTCTACACTGGCTGAGGTAAAAGACTCTCTTATAAAGCTAGGTGTCCCATAATCCTTTGGGAAAGCACTTAACACAGAAAACACTCCAAGTTCAAAACTATTTTGATGTAATACcttttttggattttgttttactttttagtcAGAGCAGACTAAAAATCACTGTGATCTCCTGCTTCACCCTCTCCAGCGTTGCTGGGAATACGGTGGAAGACACGGCATCCAGATCCTTGGTCACTCTCTCTGAATTGTGTTGAGACTAAGCCTTGCTATGTAGCATAAGCTGTTCTTGAACTTgcactccttctgcctctgtcccctcACCGTTGGGTTTACAAGTGTACATTATGTGCAATGTTTTCTTTCAGGTATACAGTGAATTTCAAAGAGTGCCAACAGTTTATTTATTATAAGGCAAGAAAAACCCCACCATCAAAATGACTAAGTTACACACTTAGTGGCAATTCCTTACCATTTATGTTGCTTTCACAGCTGGGGTTTTTTTAGGCCTTAACTTAAAGTATAGGACCAACAAAGCAATGCCTCCATATGTGGCCAGGACACACTGAGAACAAAGGAAAGATGTAAATGAAAGCTGTCATGTCTCTATTATTCTACGATATAATTGCTTAAAAATGTAGTTAATACTTACATTCATTCTACCTGTGAGGGTATAAgagttgaaatattttttaataccAGTGAACTGGAATTGGCCATCACTTTCTGGACCAGCCATGACTtcaatctaaaaaacaaaacaataaaacaataaattaatttGGGTGCagtttataagaaaataaaattctggggctggggatttagctcagtggtagagcgcttgcctagcaagcacaaggccctgggttcgatccccagctccgggggaaaaaaaaaagaaaagaaaattctttcaGTTCCAAAATCTCTCATCTGTGGTTCAGCTGCCATTGGGATAGTAGAGCTGGTGGGAAAAGCTGGTAAGGACTGTTAGCAGGTAGGACTCTCAACTAGCATAGATAAGTTAGTTACCTTGGCAGTGTTAACCTGCTGTAATACACGGTGTGGTGTAAGCTGGAATGACAGCAAACATAGTATCTTATCATATAATGAATAAACCCTTTTATCTAGCTGAGTCGTTTCTTCTCCAAGAATTTATTTACAGAAATTATCACAAGGCAGAAATAGATAGTTCATGAATCATCACTGAACACTGTTCACAAAAGGAGAAAGACTAGAAATCCAACATGGGATGAATAAATGACCGCTGCTATTGAAGGACACTTAAAGATGAGTGTGCCACCATGGAAGAAGGTCCCAAGTGacgttaaatatttaaaaaagtcaATTGTACATCTGGGTATTACAGGGCATATCAATGGTTCTCAAAGTCTGGTCCCTAGACCAGCAGCATGAGACCAATAGAACCTTTTAGAAGTGCAGATCCTTAGGTCCCTACATTGAGTTAGAAACTCTGGTCCAGTTAGTTATTTGACTTAAAAAGCCTCTAAGTAATTTTAATATAGACACATATCAGAAAAATAGGGGAAAACCCTtggagaacatttttaaaaaaatttttgagacagggtttctgttctggaactcactgtagaccaggctgtccttgtaAACTGCAGAGATGGACTGCTTCTGCCTCTAAGTcttgggatcaaaggtgtatgtcaccaccacctggctttatttcttttatgtaaggAGTTGTACTAAAACAAAGTGACAACGTAGTAGTGAGATGTGGGGAGAGAGGAATCACTACTGCTGGTAGGAGTGTGAACTGGAGTCAGTGTGGAGGAGTCTCAAGAAATTAAAACAGAACTACCACACAACCCAGTTACTCCATCTGGAGTATACTTGAAAGACTAAGCCAACAGACCACAAAGATATTTGCATATCCATGTTCACTGCTACACTATTGAGAGCTGCTAAAATACTGACCACATCTAGATGCCCATCAGCAGTAGATACAGAGTATGTGGTACATCTTTACAGTGGAACCTTGGTCagtcagaaggaaaaagaatgagGATACAAGTCGTGGAAACGGGCAGAACAGGAAATCATCACGTgcagtgaaataagccagactcagaacaAACACCCAGTTTCCTTGTGAACAGACCCTAGGTTTAAATATATACCCATCTATGTATGCCTGTGTTAAGTCACAGAAGTAGAACTAATTCTGACGATCTGGAAATAGGGAACCATAAGGAGTAGGGTGGAGTAGACAGAGGGAAAAGGATGAAAACTACAGTAAAATGATGTAGTGTTTGCCAACTCAAAAGAAACAGCAGACACAGATAGCAGAATTCCAAACTACTCAGTTTTGTGTGTACGATGACCTATCTACCACACCCGAGCCACAGATTCCAGTAGCAACTTGGACCAGCTGGTCAAGGTCCAGGCAAGATTGGTAGACTGGGTGGCTTCTAAATGAGAGTAGGAGAAACATATGGGTGTTGTTGCTATGGAAACTGTCACCCCGCTATTAACCAATCAAAAGCTTCAGTAGCATTCATGCAACGAAATTTGAGACCTTAATTTTTAACACTTTCAGAATGGTTACTGGAACAATGAAGACAATCTAAATTTCCCTGGGTCACAGATCTTAGCCAATCTAGCCAAAGCAGGAAAATCACCattaaaagacaacaaaaaccTTCACAGTTCTTCAAGCTTCCCTTTACCACACCTACCAAAGCATTCTTCTCCATTTATTTcatgatacattttaaaaacgAGAAACCTTACAGAAAACTAAGTCTTCTTGTCTTTGCCAATTCATCAACCTGTTACCTCTAGGAGGAAGGGTTACATAATTGGTCATATTGAGGTGCTTTAAGTCAATCTACAGGATACTGTAATAAGGGTGATGTATTCCAAAGACAGCTAATTCTGACTGCAGAGAAAGGAATGGTAAAAAATGGTATAGGAACTGGGGTTTTAAAGGAAGCTTAGATGGAAGAACAGTGAAGTTGATGGTGAGATAAGCAATggtatcatcatcaccaccaccaccaccatcatcatcaccatcaccaccatcaccaccatcatcaccaccaccaccaccaccaccaccaccaccaccaccatcatcaccaccaccaccatcatcaccaccaccgtcaccaccaccaccaccgtcaccaccaccaccaccaccaccatcatcgaGACAGGattaactcactctgtagacctggctggccttgaacctctgCCTCGAgttctgggagtaaaggtgtgtgtggCACCCCCACATGGCAAACAAAGGTGATATTAAGGCCTAAAGCACCTTCCAACAAACTGCATATTGTTTTAGGACAATGATCAGgagtcctcctccttccttttaacACTTAGGgagttttacttcattttttaagacaagatctcaaTCTGTAGCTCCAGATGGCCTGTACTGACTACCCAGAcaaggccttgaactcatagagagaTCTGCCTGACAGTATTGGGTCTAAAGGCAGGAGTCATTCGAACTTGGCAATAGGAAGAGATAAACTAAAATATGCTCTCCTTGAAGTCACATGCAAGTTTAGAGCCACACAGTAGATTAATAACTGTGAGCCTgtgatttgatatttttaaaaatgtaatattgtTAAACAGCAGCCTGCTAGAAAGTCTAAGCTGACAGGGTTTGCTTCGGTTTCTAAATAATCCAATAACTATTATTAAATACAACCAGTCTTTCCACGTGAAATGGGCATTTCATTAAAGTCTTGGGGTGAGCAGTTGCCCTTGCTTTGCAATAGGTGCTAGATACAGCTATTCTCCTGTCTTATGGGCATCTATCGGGAGTAGTGCAATCACCAGGTCTAaggaaaaggaagtcaaaggcTCTCAGGGCCCACAAGCCACAGACTGGAAGCCCTTCCACTGATCAAATACAGCAGTGagtctcaacctttctaatgctgtgccCCTTTGaaacagttcctcctgttgtgatgaccccccTTCGTCGCAGCTGTAATTCTGCTACGGTTATGAATCGAAAGTATTTTTGGAGATGAGACTTGTCCAGGTGGTCACGATCTACAGGTTCAGAACCGCTGAAATATAAAATCTAATTCGTTTTTAGCGTCCAGGCCTGGAGAAGCACAGGGCCACTCCACGTTTACTCTGGTTTTAGACAAAGGATACAGTTAAGGGAGGCTTTTTTCCCGATCGCAGCTCAGAGAGAAAACGGATCGCAATGGCCATACCGGCCAAGACACATGAATTCAGCCAGAGATGGGATCAAAAGTCAGAATTCTAACATCCTATCACTGGATGACCTTGGGGAGCTCCCCTCTCGATGGGTCTCATCCCCTAATCCACACTGGAAAGTGGAACATAAGGCTCTCCGCTAACCGTGCGAGGCCTGGGGTGCACGAAACTCGCGGTGCTGAGGCTTGTTAGGTGCGCCTCGGGGCCCCGACCCTCATTTTCTCCAGCGCCTTTCCCATTCCCCACCGTCCTCTCCCCACAAAAAGAAAACCTCGCGCTGTTCCGGGGCGGGAAAAAACGGCCAGATTCTAGTCGTCCCTACAAAGCTCAGTCACCGATCCGAGCAACCGAGAACGTCTTCTCACCCACCTTCTTCGTCCGAATCACAAACTCTGCAGCCGATGTCCTTCAACAAACCCAGCCACTAGCTCGGCCCGACCGGAAGACACCCCCTTCCCGCACGCGACCGACAGGCCGCGGGGACTCGGCCCTCTGCGTGGATTGGCTATAAAATCAAGTCCCGCCCTCCTACTTCCTGTCTCAGCCGGAGTCTGATCCGACGTCATAACGGAAATAGGCCTGGCCTTACCTGGGCTCTTGGAAGAGTCGCGTGGGGCTGTCGGCTCACTGTTCTGTGCGTGCGATTGCTTTGAAGCGGTCCGTGAGGTATGCAGCGGTGGGAGCTGTGGGGCTGATGACCCGGGAGCTtcggagaggagggaggagacctCATGCTTCTCGCCTTAGCTTCCTAGCCTGGGTCTCCGAGTTTCCTGCTAAGCACAGTTGGGTTGGGATGGGAGGATCCCTCAATCCCCTCTGCCCTAGCAGTCCCTTTAAGCCAGGATGTCCATCCACTTCAGGTACCTTAAGTGCCTTCTCTGCACATGATCGCCAGCCTGGTGTCTCAGTCTCATCAGGTCTAAAATGGGAATTAAGGGATGGATTTCCAGCAAAGTAGACCTCGTGAGCTTTGTATGAAGCATGCACCCATACAGGACAAACCTTATATTTCCTCTCGGCTAACGCCTCTTTCGCAATCTTACTCTGTTACTAAAGTTTTCTTACTAGGTATTCCAGAACCAACCAGGCTGCTCCGCGTTTTCATTTATATCCAGTCCTGGTTCTCATGGTTTCCCTGATGCGCATCATTTAAATCCTTACTTGCTTTCCACGTTTCTTCTTCTAATCTGTTGACTGAAGAATGTTGTTCTCCATTATTTTGTCACGTTCCCTAAGGCTCTGCAGTACCAAGTAAACACAAACTATTTTCTAATTATCTTTCACTAAAGAGCCAAGTTGTTTTCTAAAATGTTAAGTTGTTATTATGCTTTATTTTCCCTGTAGGTTAAATGAATAATTCTTTTTAGAAAGCCTTTGAAGAACTGTTTGACAGGCAAATGGCTGGTGTATTTTGAGAGATAAgtttttcctggtttctgtggttttttttttccacattgcCTACTGTCATATTTCTACTTGCTATTATTATtagttatttttgagacagggtctcattatgtagccccggctggtctagaactcacagagataggcctgcctctgcctcccaagtactggagtGAAAAGTGTGGACCACCAGACCTGGCTCCTTCTTTATTTAATGTATAGCTCAAAAGCATTGTCCTTAGGACACTATCATCTTCACCGAATCCTGCCCCCTTTTTGTTTATGCTTTTTAATctgatttgtattttaaattacttgcattttgttttctaaataatgTGTGTTTGCCGGTAAggatttacatatacacacacctgaTGTAATTacaattattaatattaaatgaaCGTTGACTACATTGAATCCATTTCCCGTAAGACTGTGCACAGTGTACAGTTTGTGTTTTTGATGTAGACAGtgttggaaaaatgaaaaaaaaatggattaatAAGAacatgccttcttttttttttttttttttaagacagggttacTCTATGCATCCctaactgtcttggaactcactatgtagtcaaggctggcctcgaactcagagatccatttgcctctgtcaccctagtgctgggattaaaggtgtgtgccacggCCACTCAGCAGCTATCAACTGTTTAATGGTTCTCTTGACTCTTGTTATTGCTAGAAGGTTCTCTTGCCCATTAGTCACGTGCTTTATGAAGCCTGCCATATATAGCCTGCTGCTATAGCTCACATTATCTTTTCATCAGCCGCAGGAGACCCAAACATGGCAAACCTGGAGGAAAGCTTCCCCCGAGGGGGTACACGGAAACCCCACAAATCAGAGAAATCGTCCCAGCCGGTGGTTGAACAAGACAACTTATTTGACGTAAGTGGTTCGCTGCTTTGGCAAGACCAGACGCTTTCTAACCTCTTTGGGAAGACTTGAGTCTCCTTCGCAGCAGTCATATTCCAGTTTATTTCTCTTTGATGTCACTTCTAGAAGTTGAACTTGTTACTGAGGCTGTGCCATCTCAGGCTTCCTTTGGAGCCTGACATTAAGTATTCGATGTTGAAGTGCTGTTGTAATTTGTCCTTAAGAAGTCTGTGCCAGTTGGCTAAGGATGGGACAAAAAGCATACTTGAAActgaattttgctttgttttggtgctggggattaaacctatTATGTGCATGTTGGGCAAATCCTTTACTCCTGAGCTCTGCTGCTCCAGTCCTAATCATTGTGCATTTGTTAAAGGGAGTCCTGGTAAAGAGAGTCTGCATCAAGACGGTCTCATAGAGGAGTCCGTGGTCTAGATGCTAGAGAGAAGGAAACTGCCACTTGGGTGTGTGGCCTTAGTATTACAGAATCTCTCCACGTGTATTTAAGAGTAGAAGTCAGGGTCCTATGAAGAACTGAAGTTCAGGGGATAATATATTTAGTTGAAACCACAAAGCTGCTTGTGGAAGAAAGAGCTTTGTCATTTTACATGAGCTTCTGTGCACCGTGGTACATGGCTTCTCAACTGGGCAACCCTAGTGTCCACCCTGCTCAAAAGAAGAAGAGCATAGGACATAAGAGATGTTGGGAAGATGAAGAAGGCTCCTGAGGTCACGGGCAGGGGGAGCATTGGTGCCTGGATGCTAGGCTTGGGAGACTTTAGGGCAAGATAACATGACCCTAAATGTGTGATAATGACCAAGATTGCACTTTCTCACTATCTTTTCCCCGCTTTAGATTTCCACAGAAGAAGGTTCCgttaaaaggaaaaagagccaGAAAGggccagcaaaaacaaaaaagttgaaAATTGAGAAGAGAAAATCCAATAAGTCTATGAAAGAGAAGTTTGAAATTCTTAGTCTTGAGGTTCGTTAACATTTGCTTTTCTCTTGACATATtccttgagtttcgtgtgttcttctctctttttctttgtatgtatatacatacaaacaattaaaacaattctgtgttttctgtgtgtgtctgtggaggctCGTGCAAATTCTGAGAAATGAGCTTTGTTTCCTTTGATGGCTAAGCAATGCCTggtgtctttttttgtttgttcgtttgagGTAAGATCCTATGCTGCCCAGGCTCTCTATAGCCACGGACCTCCATCTTccaagattacagatgtgtgccactgtgtgtgGCCATCCTGTCTTCCTTTTTCCCCTATTCCAACCTCTGTCTGCCCAAGTTTGAGCCCCAGCATCCCATACACCAGAGGTGGTGGTGCAGCCTGCAGCCTAGCTCTTAGGAGCTGGCATTAGCAGTCAGAGGCTCGAGGTCATCCCTGGGTTCTAGACTAGTTGGAGATACATAAGACTGTCTCAATAGACACAGCAGATGGTGGAAATGGTTAAAGATAGGTGTGATGTTGCTTGTGTTTTAGTAGAAGTTAGAACTGACAGTAACTTTAGCAGTAATTccaatccttccttcctatctatctatctatctatctatctatctatctatctatggttgtttttgaagacagggtctcagtatgtatCTCGGTATGTAGCCCTTGGCTAGTCTGgagttcactgtgtagccttgaactaaaagatcttcctgcttctgctttttgagtactgggattaaagaagaTATGTCCACTATACCTGGTCTCTATTCATTCATTTTGTAGATGTGAAATGATCTCAGACAAATGGTGTGGTTTTTAtgattcttaaatttttatatttttgtcatcCCCCTGCCCCAGTAtatgttcattttaaaatagaaaaatagccAAATTATTCTGACGGTGAAGATTCATTTGTCTGCAGAGATATTTTGTTTCCTAataggatatttttaaaaatttgtttgaCTTGGCGGCACCTCAGAAAACTAGAGATTTCACGTAAAAATGTGAGGTCAAAGTACTGAtaagagaaaacccatttcccCGAGTTTGAGATGTCGAGGAGCTGTGCCATGGGTCAGTGGTCCGTATATTTACTACTCCATCTTCCAGGTGTTAGTAAGGGTTGCTAGGATACAGCAGAAGGTGAAGCCTCCTCAAGCAGCTCAGCCTGGCATGCCGTTTCGCATCAAGATCTTTCTGCCAGATGGCTGCTGTGCCTGGATATGTATGCAtgaattttcctttcctttataaaattcatCTAGCATCTGTGTTGGGACCAGAAAGCCACAGCCCCCCTACGTCCCATCATGGCTGTCTACCTTACTGCCTGTTTTCCTTTCCAGTCCTTATGTGAGGGGATGCGAATTTTGGGGTGTGTGAAAGAGGTGAATGAGCTGGAGCTCGTGGTCAGTCTTCCCAATGGCCTCCAAGGGTTTGTGCAAGTGACCGAAATCTGTGATGCCTACACGCAGAAGCTGAACGAGCAGGTGGCACAAGAGGAGCCTCTGGAGGTAAGGGGTGTGAAATGGAGCTGGCTCCGGGCGTAGAGTACCCAAACTGATGTAGACTCCAGCCTTGCCAGATGCTAAGACAGGACAATACGTGTGCCACGGGAACCTTGTCGTTCAGTCTTTCccatttattttgtgtgggtgtgcacatgccaCAACACACATGTGGATCTCCTATAGCCACGTGGACAACTCGTGAGCTTCAGATCTCTccatccaccatgtgggttcctggGAGCCAacacaggtcctcaggcttgttcagcaagcatctttacctgctgGACCATTGCGCTGGCCCAAggagtgtaatttttttttttttaaacaatatagGGATTTTTGACTCAGCTTACGGAACCTAGAACACCTCCATAAGGAAGGACTGTTGCAGCTGAGATCTGTAGGATGAACATTTCCAATACAGAAAGGAGGGAGATCAAGCAAGTCAGGTTGTAGCAGAGAGAGCAGTATTGCTAGCatagaaaaagggagagggagagcagtgTAGGAGGGAGCTGTGTAGAAGCCAGGTTGTAGGTAGCTTCAGATGCTGTGTGGAACAGGTTGTACATAGCTTTAGATGCTGTATGGAATGCTCTTGCTGGAGTGGATGGCATAGACAGCAAAGCAAGTAAACTAAAATGGCATGAGCATTTGCCTGGATCAGTTAGGAGGGTGCTGTTAACCTAGGGACTGAGATCATGACAGCTTAGGGCTAGGATTTATCAAGGATTGAGGGGGGTAAAGCCATTGCCTGATGGTGATTTGACAAGGGTAGTGAGGCAGAAAGGTACTGGGGACCACTGTGTATGGTTCAGTGGGAGAGATGGTTATTCTTTGGCTGCTATGTTGAATTTGAGGTACACTTGAGATATCCAGGAACAGGCGATTACTGAGTCTGAGGAAGTGTTGGTTGGAAATGAGTGTGTGGCACTTGTGTAGGTGGAGATAAAGCTGTGAAAGGGAAGGCATTGCTTACAGGGGTCAATTTAGAATGGGAAGAGCCTGAAAGACGGAGTCTAGAGTAAATGCTGAGGTGCAGAGTTGGTGTCAGAATCGGCAGGGCGGGCCAGCGGGATGAAAAGGAAAACGATTAACTGATATGGGTCAGCGAGGGGCCTAACTCAGGGTTATAGGATGTGTCTATACAGCATGTGTGAGTCCACAGTACAATAAATAAGTGCCGTATGAGAGGACTACAGAATGGAGAGAGTGCTCTAGAGCTCACTATTTTAGCAGGTAAAGGAGattgagaggaagaggaagaatttcATAGGGTGCTGAAGAGGAGATGAAATGGACACAATAAGTAAAGACAACTCTTGATCAGTCGTTGACATCTACctgttttatggaataattttaaGGCTCAATAATTTTAATATGCCCAAGCTCAGGATTTTGACCAAACTGTAGATACTTCCCTCGAATAAGCTTACCCCATCTACCTTTTGGTTCTTTGGGGGTTTGAGCATGAGAAGCTACTGAGTTGAGCAGTGAGTTGTTGGTTTAGAGGAAATATATGCATCGAGTCTCTCTCCTTGCGGTTATGCAGGACCTACTCCGCTTGCCTGAGCTCTTCTCACCTGGAATGCTAGTGAGGTGTGTGGTG is part of the Rattus norvegicus strain BN/NHsdMcwi chromosome 1, GRCr8, whole genome shotgun sequence genome and harbors:
- the Atp5mk gene encoding ATP synthase membrane subunit K, mitochondrial, translated to MAGPESDGQFQFTGIKKYFNSYTLTGRMNCVLATYGGIALLVLYFKLRPKKTPAVKAT